Proteins from a genomic interval of Acidobacteriota bacterium:
- a CDS encoding NAD-dependent deacylase translates to MEDPFVQTCQRLRTCRRLVVLTGAGISAESGVPTFRGDGGLWRQHRPEDLATPEAFRRDPLLVWEWYDWRRTLIAGCEPNPGHAVLARWERRFASFTLVTQNVDGLHRRAGNTRVLELHGDIWELRCPACSRSTRNLEVPLRPLPPRCPCGALLRPGVVWFGEALPEDTWMAAVNAVRQAEVVVVAGTSGIVQPAASLPLVAHASGAWVLELNVTPTPLSFQADARLEGPAGESLPRIEKELETS, encoded by the coding sequence ATGGAAGACCCTTTCGTGCAAACGTGCCAGCGTCTGCGGACGTGCCGCCGCCTCGTCGTCCTGACCGGCGCCGGCATCTCCGCGGAGAGCGGGGTCCCCACCTTCCGGGGCGACGGGGGCTTGTGGCGTCAGCACCGCCCCGAGGACCTGGCGACCCCGGAGGCTTTCCGGCGGGACCCCCTCCTGGTCTGGGAGTGGTACGACTGGCGCCGCACCCTGATCGCCGGCTGCGAGCCCAACCCGGGCCACGCGGTCCTCGCCCGGTGGGAACGCCGCTTCGCGTCCTTCACCCTCGTCACCCAGAACGTGGACGGCCTTCACCGCCGCGCGGGGAACACCCGTGTCCTGGAACTGCACGGCGACATCTGGGAACTCCGGTGCCCCGCCTGCAGCCGGTCCACCCGGAACCTCGAGGTCCCCCTGCGGCCGCTTCCCCCGCGCTGCCCTTGCGGCGCCCTCCTCCGCCCCGGCGTGGTCTGGTTCGGGGAGGCCCTCCCCGAGGACACCTGGATGGCCGCCGTGAACGCCGTCCGGCAGGCGGAGGTGGTGGTGGTGGCCGGCACCTCGGGGATCGTCCAGCCGGCCGCGTCCCTGCCCCTGGTGGCCCACGCCTCCGGCGCCTGGGTGCTCGAACTCAACGTCACGCCCACCCCCCTGAGCTTCCAGGCGGATGCCCGGCTGGAGGGGCCCGCGGGGGAAAGCCTCCCCCGGATCGAGAAGGAACTGGAGACCTCATGA
- a CDS encoding peptidylprolyl isomerase: MRQQATPRRLGRSGAAGPAAVLLLVLALAGCQERRPAGDTGPVAFQVGDRRVGAAEIDAFVRMNVPAADLRLMKDPQARKKVVETLEQMFLLGQRARRAGLAETDEFRRLLRLSEEQILTRLYLRREIEQNTRVTEAEAQAYYRAHPGEFTVDRARVAHILVTDPARAQVIAGLLKADPGAFPRLAAEHSQDARSRAAGGDLGWIARGQTLPEFDQAVFRTPVGGIAGPVRTRYGFHLLRVAERQSGARPFDEVKSGIEERLLDRKRAETLERILEAARRETPVKEFPAVIEKDVAKGF; this comes from the coding sequence ATGCGACAACAAGCGACCCCCCGCCGTTTGGGGCGGAGCGGGGCGGCCGGCCCGGCCGCCGTCCTCCTCCTCGTGCTCGCCCTGGCCGGCTGCCAGGAGCGCCGACCGGCCGGCGACACCGGCCCCGTGGCCTTCCAGGTCGGCGACCGGCGCGTCGGCGCGGCGGAGATCGACGCCTTCGTGCGGATGAACGTCCCCGCCGCGGACCTGCGGCTGATGAAAGACCCCCAGGCCCGGAAGAAGGTCGTCGAAACGCTGGAGCAGATGTTCCTCCTGGGCCAGCGGGCCCGCCGGGCCGGCCTCGCCGAGACCGACGAGTTCCGCCGGCTCCTGCGCCTCTCGGAAGAGCAGATCCTCACCCGGCTCTACCTTCGGCGGGAGATCGAGCAGAACACCCGGGTGACCGAGGCCGAGGCCCAGGCCTACTACCGGGCGCACCCCGGGGAGTTCACCGTGGACCGGGCGAGGGTCGCCCACATCCTGGTGACGGACCCGGCCCGGGCCCAGGTCATCGCCGGGCTCCTCAAGGCGGACCCGGGGGCGTTCCCCCGCCTCGCGGCGGAGCACTCCCAGGACGCACGGTCCCGGGCCGCGGGCGGGGACCTGGGCTGGATCGCCCGGGGGCAGACCCTGCCCGAGTTCGACCAGGCGGTGTTCCGGACCCCCGTGGGGGGGATCGCCGGCCCGGTCCGGACCCGCTACGGTTTCCACCTCCTCCGCGTGGCGGAACGCCAGTCGGGCGCGCGGCCCTTCGACGAGGTGAAGAGCGGGATCGAGGAGCGGCTCCTGGACCGGAAGCGGGCCGAGACGCTGGAGCGGATCCTGGAGGCGGCCCGCCGGGAGACCCCGGTGAAGGAGTTCCCCGCGGTCATCGAGAAGGACGTCGCCAAGGGGTTTTGA
- a CDS encoding response regulator transcription factor yields the protein MDRVLVVEDEREMLRGLRDLLESEGYEVLTADGGRAALERFAEERPDLVILDLMLPDLDGLEVCRRIRSADPRTPVLMLTARTLEHDTVVGFEAGADDYVAKPFSVSVLLARARALLRRRGGGAAGDLLRIGPWALDTGRFTLTREGCETPLTFYEVEVLKLLHAHANQALSRDWIFRRVWDLECDAGNRTVDNFVVKLRKKLEDDVKRPRYLITVYGKGYKLVP from the coding sequence ATGGACAGGGTGCTGGTGGTCGAGGACGAGCGGGAGATGCTCCGGGGGTTGCGTGACCTCCTGGAGTCCGAGGGGTACGAGGTCCTGACGGCCGACGGCGGGCGCGCGGCGCTGGAGCGCTTCGCCGAAGAGCGCCCCGACCTGGTGATCCTGGACCTGATGCTGCCGGACCTGGACGGCCTCGAGGTCTGCCGGAGGATCCGGTCGGCCGACCCCCGGACACCGGTCCTGATGCTCACGGCGCGCACCCTGGAGCACGACACCGTGGTGGGCTTCGAGGCCGGGGCCGACGACTACGTGGCCAAGCCCTTCTCCGTCTCCGTCCTGCTGGCCCGCGCCCGCGCGCTGCTCCGGCGGCGGGGGGGCGGCGCGGCGGGAGACCTCCTCCGGATCGGCCCCTGGGCCCTGGACACGGGGCGGTTCACCCTCACCCGGGAGGGGTGCGAGACCCCGCTGACGTTTTACGAGGTGGAGGTCCTCAAGCTCCTCCACGCCCATGCAAACCAGGCCCTCAGCCGGGACTGGATCTTCCGCCGGGTCTGGGACCTGGAGTGCGACGCCGGCAACCGGACCGTGGACAACTTCGTCGTCAAGCTCCGAAAGAAGCTGGAAGACGACGTGAAGCGTCCCCGGTACCTCATCACGGTGTACGGGAAGGGGTACAAGCTGGTCCCGTGA
- the larC gene encoding nickel pincer cofactor biosynthesis protein LarC has product MKILHFDLTFGCSGDMILAALVDLGAPLEKITRAVASLVPEGNDVRCFPVQRGGMRALRFEALPEKPDLRALLAGAPPHVHPPHAHPPAGASGAPHPPSPGTAGHDHGHAGHHRSYASIHRMLETSHLPAAEAKLALEIFHLLAEAEGKVHGVPPETVKFHEVGAVDSIIDIVGIAVALDHLGPDAFTCTAADVGSGTVESAHGTLPVPAPATAELLKGFPVYTGPFRAEMVTPTGAAVLKALVRDPGRMVPGRITGIGYGAGSRELPGGGNVLRLLLMEHEETALSSPFDGEVDVLECNLDDMTPELIGDLAGRLPAEGALDVFLSPVYMKKFRPGSLLTVLCRPESTARLTEELFRATSTFGIRCHRVGRAELERESLDVDTPAGRVSVKIGKRYGRPVRFSPEYESCRAASERSGKPLMEIYHLAEAAARQAAGLPGDTGTGPG; this is encoded by the coding sequence ATGAAGATCCTGCACTTCGACCTGACCTTCGGCTGCAGCGGGGACATGATCCTCGCCGCCCTCGTGGACCTGGGCGCCCCCCTCGAGAAGATCACCCGGGCGGTGGCCTCCCTGGTGCCCGAGGGCAACGACGTCCGGTGCTTCCCCGTCCAGCGCGGGGGGATGCGGGCCCTGCGCTTCGAGGCCCTCCCGGAGAAACCGGACCTGCGGGCGCTGCTGGCGGGCGCCCCTCCCCACGTTCACCCGCCCCACGCCCACCCCCCCGCCGGGGCCTCGGGCGCCCCCCACCCGCCGTCGCCGGGCACGGCCGGTCACGACCACGGACACGCCGGCCACCACCGGAGTTACGCCTCCATCCACCGCATGCTGGAGACCTCGCACCTCCCGGCCGCGGAGGCGAAGCTGGCCCTGGAGATCTTCCATCTCCTGGCGGAGGCGGAGGGGAAAGTCCACGGCGTCCCGCCGGAAACGGTGAAGTTCCACGAGGTGGGGGCGGTGGACTCCATCATCGACATCGTGGGGATCGCCGTCGCCCTTGACCACCTCGGCCCCGACGCCTTCACCTGCACCGCCGCCGACGTCGGCTCCGGGACGGTGGAGAGCGCCCACGGCACCCTGCCGGTCCCCGCCCCCGCCACCGCCGAACTGCTGAAGGGCTTCCCCGTCTACACCGGCCCCTTCCGCGCCGAGATGGTCACCCCGACGGGGGCCGCGGTCCTCAAGGCCCTCGTCCGCGACCCCGGACGGATGGTCCCCGGCCGGATCACCGGGATCGGCTACGGCGCGGGGTCCCGGGAACTCCCCGGGGGCGGCAACGTCCTGCGGCTCCTCCTCATGGAGCACGAGGAAACCGCCCTCTCCTCCCCTTTCGACGGGGAGGTGGACGTCCTGGAGTGCAACCTCGACGACATGACCCCCGAACTCATCGGCGACCTGGCGGGCCGGCTCCCCGCCGAGGGGGCCCTGGACGTCTTCCTCTCGCCGGTGTACATGAAGAAGTTCCGCCCCGGCTCGCTCCTGACGGTCCTTTGCCGGCCCGAGAGCACCGCGCGCCTCACGGAGGAACTCTTCCGCGCCACCAGCACCTTCGGCATCCGGTGCCACCGGGTCGGCCGCGCCGAACTGGAACGGGAGAGCCTGGACGTGGACACGCCCGCCGGCCGGGTGTCCGTCAAGATCGGCAAGCGCTACGGCCGGCCCGTCCGCTTCAGCCCCGAGTACGAGTCCTGCCGCGCCGCCTCGGAGCGGTCGGGCAAGCCGCTCA